A genomic region of Antennarius striatus isolate MH-2024 chromosome 16, ASM4005453v1, whole genome shotgun sequence contains the following coding sequences:
- the LOC137610061 gene encoding G-protein coupled receptor family C group 5 member C-like has product MASAPRGCGAGINSIYYKLCDLTAVWGIVVEAIAAAGVVTSSILFIILMASLSCVTDKKRKAMVAIQAGVLVCSLGLFGLSFAFIVDRYPTSCAARRFLFGVLFSGCLSCLVMHGLWLIVLQRQGPGPKSWMLCLGAVGLWLVEVIINTEWLIITVVRSPTMGGVASNPSCSIANQDFVMSLIYVMVLLLAVVLVPVPLLTHKNKQWRRDGAFIWSTGLSTMAIWVVWIVMYMYGNREAGNPTWDDPTLAVALVLNAWVFLLLYAIPEICLVTQEDPDQEQLQDGDHVYPATSLVYDNILKHPEGPLQNVYMENKAFSMDEPPTAPTKPVSPYGAFNGQIRSCVYQPTEIALIAKGFTKKDQDKMIPRARLPSLVPGSSSSLPRSHESLP; this is encoded by the exons ATGGCCAGTGCTCCAAGAGGATGTGGTGCCGGTATTAACTCCATATATTACAAGCTGTGTGACCTCACTGCAGTGTGGGGGATTGTGGTAGAGGCCATTGCTGCTGCCGGTGTTGTGACTTCCTCCattctcttcatcatcctcatggCCTCATTGTCATGTGTAACAGACAAGAAGAGAAAAGCTATGGTGGCAATTCAGGCAGGTGTTTTAGTCTGTAGTCTTGGACTCTTTGGACTCAGTTTTGCTTTCATTGTGGACCGGTATCCCACCAGCTGTGCTGCACGGAGGTTCCTCTTTGGGGTGCTGTTCTCGGGATGTCTGTCCTGCCTAGTGATGCATGGTTTGTGGCTCATCGTGCTGCAGCGACAAGGTCCGGGCCCCAAGAGCTGGATGTTGTGCTTGGGAGCCGTGGGTCTCTGGCTGGTGGAGGTGATCATCAACACGGAGTGGCTGATTATCACTGTTGTCAGGAGTCCAACCATGGGTGGTGTGGCCTCCAACCCGTCCTGCAGCATCGCTAACCAGGACTTTGTGATGTCTCTAATCTATGTGATGGTTCTGCTGCTCGCTGTGGTGCTGGTGCCCGTTCCTTTgctgacacacaaaaacaagcagtGGCGCAGAGACGGAGCTTTCATCTGGTCCACAGGTCTCTCCACCATGGCTATCTGGGTTGTATGGATTGTCATGTACATGTACGGGAACAGAGAGGCTGGAAATCCCACTTGGGATGACCCTACTTTGGCTGTTGCCTTGGTGTTAAATGCATGGGTGTTCCTCTTGCTCTACGCCATCCCAGAGATTTGCTTGGTGACCCAAGAGGACCCAGACCAAGAGCAGCTACAGGATGGAGATCATGTTTATCCTGCCACGAGCCTAGTGTATGACAACATCCTCAAGCACCCAGAGGGACCTCTCCAAAATGTGTACATGGAGAACAAAGCTTTCTCCATGGATGAGCCGCCGACAG CACCCACAAAGCCAGTTTCTCCGTATGGTGCCTTTAACGGTCAGATACGAAGTTGTGTTTACCAGCCCACTGAAATAGCCCTGATTGCCAAAGGTTTTACCAAG AAGGACCAAGACAAGATGATCCCTCGAGCCAGGTTGCCATCTTTGGTTCCAGGGAGTAGCAGCTCCTTGCCTCGTTCTCATGAGTCCTTGCCTTAA
- the btbd17b gene encoding BTB/POZ domain-containing protein 17: protein MVRSWEEGIPAWVYLGASLILIHFNSVTVGAALRQEVGLESGATVLNHSMSLVHRMENLLAMGNGSDITLRVQTINTDEVKVIQVHSLVLTMQSDVFEELLLGRNSSVVAVKETHDCATVFDKFVRYLYSGDISVRLDQAISLHKLASKYHVWGLQQGLTQYMTQHLSSDSPTGHVVSWYSYAMQVGDEALLDSCLQYLSWNLSSVLQSGEWGSISEDLLLSLLQRSDLILQSELQLYEALETWISQNQPISATVEKALRAVRYGMIPPQHLFRLQKQSPLMLKYYESIRDLLYLAFQFHSASPIQLAKYFDVNCSIFTPRNYLSSFWGSPWIINSPTRDDRSFSFQTQLGPSGHDSIKRVTWNALFSPRWLPLSARSTYTELGAMQPTRTDGGRPRIIVTPATSSPDFAGVSFQKTVIVMAKQQGKVVVRHVYNFHQSTEETGDFLLDADLQRRSSEYLIDSSLYLHIIIKPLYHSLVVARK from the exons ATGGTACGCTCATGGGAAGAAGGGATCCCTGCATGGGTCTATTTGGGTGCCTCACTCATCTTAATCCACTTCAACTCTGTTACAGTCGGAG CTGCTCTGAGGCAGGAGGTAGGACTGGAGAGCGGAGCCACGGTGCTGAACCACTCCATGAGTTTGGTACATCGTATGGAGAACTTGCTGGCCATGGGGAATGGCAGTGATATCACTCTCCGGGTACAGACCATCAACACAGATGAGGTGAAGGTGATCCAGGTCCATAGCCTGGTTCTCACAATGCAAAGTGACGTTTTTGAGGAACTACTGCTCGGCCGAAATAGCAGCGTTGTGGCTGTGAAGGAGACACATGATTGTGCAACTGTCTTTGACAAGTTTGTCAG GTACCTGTACTCTGGAGACATCTCAGTGAGGTTAGATCAGGCTATTTCCTTGCACAAGTTGGCCAGCAAGTACCACGTGTGGGGCTTGCAGCAGGGTCTAACTCAATATATGACCCAACATCTGTCCAGTGATTCGCCAACAGGCCATGTGGTCAGCTGGTACAGCTATGCAATGCAAGTTGGGGATGAGGCCCTGCTGGACAGCTGCCTACAGTACCTGTCTTGGAACCTGTCTTCTGTGCTGCAGAGCGGAGAATGGGGCTCCATCAGTGAAGATCTGCTCCTCTCCTTGTTGCAACGCTCTGACCTCATTCTGCAAAGTGAGCTACAGCTCTATGAGGCCCTGGAGACCTGGATTAGTCAGAACCAGCCCATCAGTGCAACTGTTGAAAAAGCCCTAAGGGCTGTTCGATATGGCATGATCCCCCCACAGCACCTCTTCCGCCTTCAGAAGCAGTCTCCGCTCATGCTGAAGTATTACGAGTCTATCCGTGACCTACTCTATCTGGCTTTCCAATTCCACTCAGCCTCACCTATCCAACTTGCTAAGTACTTTGATGTCAACTGTAGTATTTTCACTCCACGCAACTACCTGTCTTCCTTCTGGGGTTCCCCTTGGATCATCAATAGCCCAACTCGTGATGACCGTAGTTTCAGCTTTCAGACCCAACTTGGGCCAAGTGGCCATGACTCCATTAAGAGAGTGACCTGGAATGCATTGTTCTCCCCTCGCTGGCTCCCACTTAGCGCCAGGTCAACCTATACCGAACTGGGTGCCATGCAGCCGACACGTACAGATGGAGGGCGACCTCGCATCATTGTAACACCGGCCACTTCAAGTCCGGATTTTGCCGGTGTTAGTTTCCAGAAGACAGTGATTGTGATGGCGAAGCAGCAAGGCAAAGTGGTGGTTCGCCATGTCTACAACTTTCACCAAAGCACTGAGGAAACAGGAGATTTTCTGCTGGATGCTGACCTGCAGCGCCGTTCTTCTGAGTACTTAATTGACAGCTCCCTTTATCTCCACATTATAATTAAACCTCTGTACCATAGCCTCGTCGTTGCTAGGAAATAA
- the ccdc137 gene encoding coiled-coil domain-containing protein 137 — MGKNKQNKTNESGKQADGTGKHPSGKNHKRNAKAKPDHLQDIPYRLREIMKSKERMTTGSAKAKKPRPAISPKDACEGDIPALHFKRGKKESVKSYVQRMERETKHILFLTKNQVDRKPELDEDKQERPANHGKSGRKKEYDKVRLQRLHKKKRDRQEEKMEKEMFLDNVPFGEVAMAPPSLSAKPKKVQLKPQESKKLLLHSLLGHAVNATNKPSMARQRIMEEERERAVQAYRHLKKQKQQQQEARKATVEKLKNPQ, encoded by the exons ATGGGGAAGAATAAGCAGAACAAAACTAACGAGTCCGGAAAACAAGCAGACGGTACCGGAAAACATCCAAG TGGTAAGAATCACAAACGCAATGCTAAAGCCAAGCCGGACCATCTGCAGGACATCCCTTACCGGCTCCGAGAGATCATGAAGAGCAAGGAGAGAATGACAACGGGGTCCGCGAAGGCCAAAAAGCCTCGACCTG CCATCTCCCCCAAGGATGCCTGTGAAGGAGACATACCTGCACTTCATTTCAAGAGAGGGAAGAAGGAGAGTGTGAAATCGTACGTGCAGCGtatggagagagagacaaagcacatcctcttcctcaccaagAACCAAGTAGACCGGAAGCCTGAGCTGGATGAAGACAAGCAGGAGAGGCCTGCAAATCATGGCAAGTCTGGAAGGAAGAAAGA GTATGATAAAGTCAGATTGCAGAGGCTACACAAGAAAAAGCGGGACCGTCAGgaagaaaagatggaaaaagaaatgtttttag ATAACGTTCCCTTCGGTGAAGTCGCTATGGCCCCACCATCTTTGAGCGCCAAGCCAAAGAAAGTGCAGCTCAAACCTCAG GAATCCAAGAAGCTGCTTCTCCACTCTCTCCTTGGCCATGCCGTGAACGCGACAAACAAGCCCTCCATGGCCCGACAGAGGAtcatggaggaggagagggagcggGCGGTGCAGGCCTACCGGCAtctcaaaaaacagaaacagcagcagcaggaggccaGGAAGGCCACTGTGGAAAAACTGAAGAACCCTCAGTGA